In Paludibaculum fermentans, the genomic stretch TTTAGGACGACTCCGGTGATGGTTCCCGCGGGCTTCAGGCTCACCGCGATGGCAGTGGTCTCCTTGCCGGCGCGGACTTCAATGCGGGTGCCCTCCTGCGCCAGGTTGAGCGCGCCCGGGTACTCGCTGTGCGCGGCACTCACAATGTAGATTCCCGGGGGCAGTCCACCCGCTGAGAATCCTCCTGCCGAGTCGCTGGTGGCCAGCTTCGTGCTGTCAGTCTTGGCAGTGCGGCCGATTGTCACCCGGGCACCGGCAATGGGCTCACCTGTCGCCGCGTCGACCACACGCCCGCTCACGGAGCCTCGCTCCGAGGGCGGTTGGCTCTGTGGCCGGCCCTGATTGGCGGGATACGCGCTGGTCTGGCCCCGGACCGCTATCGCACACAGGCAGAGGGCAAGCAGCCATCGTTGCACGTCACTGCACCCTTCTCGTGGCGGTGGAGCCCACGATGGTTTTGACCGCGATCTCCGGGGCGCGGCCTTCGCGCAATTCCACGGGCGTGCCCAGTCCTGCGTAGTGCGGCAGGAACTCCGGATCGAGCCACGCCTGCGGGGCCAGTTCTTCGAACGCGTAGATTGTGTATGCGCCCGGGGGCAAAGCTCGGAACTCGAAGCTGGCGTCCTCATCCAGGCCTGCCGTGAAGAAGAAACGCGGGCGGCCGGCTCGCTCGCCCTGTGGGGCGGCCAGGACCACTGTCGCCCGGCGGTCGTCCACACGGCCCCGGAGTTGAGCGCTCACCGTGCTCACTACAATCTCCAACGGGTCGCGATTGTCATTGGAGACGAGGAGACCTCCGTTCAGGACATCGGTTCGGCCTAGCAGGGCCGATTTGACGTGGCCGCCCGGGGGGATGGCGTCCACCGCCAGATCCCACACACCGGCAGCAACCGCTGGGATCGAGAACGAACCATCTGGTTGCACCTTGGCTGATTCCATGCGCAGGATGCCAATCTCGGATCCGCTCAAGCGGACGCTCATCCTCGACAGGGCTCCACCGTTCGGGCCTTCCAGGCGGATGCGGCCCTTAACGGACGGGGCGGGTCGAAAGTAGAGGGGGACGTCGAGGGTGCCGCCTGTGAGGTTCACCTCCTGGCGGGCCGAATAGAGTACGCCCGTGGCCTCAGTCGCGCTCGTAATCACATATCTGCCCGGCGCCAGGGCGAGCGTCTCAAAGCGGCGCTCGGGGCCCGTCGCGATCTGCAGATGGTATCCCGATTCTCCGTTGACCTCCCGGATCCGTGCGGGGATGAATGGGCGGGCTGTGAGCGCCCCATTGGCCCGCTGGACAAGCGGGCTGTTCCCTCCGGGCAGTCCGAAGAACGGGAGGCTCAGGCGGATCGGTTCCATCTCCTGGATTGACACATTGATGCCCATCGCCTCGCTGGCCGTACCCAGCAGGATCGGAGCGGCCTCGCCTCGAGCCGGAGTGGCGGGATGGAAGGTGAGTGCCGGGACCTGGCGCGGAGCCGGCTCCAGCGAAACCACCGGCCCGGGCTTTTCATCCGCGATCTCCTCGCGCTGTCGAGCCGAGACAATATAGTAGCCGGCAGGCAGATGGATGATCCGGTATTGGCCCGCATTGTTGGCTCGCGCGCTGCCTTCGGGGCTCCAATCCAACTGGCCGCGTCGATAGATTCGCCGGTATGCCTGGACGAATGCGCCCTTGGCCGGGCCTCCGCCGGCCGCAACGATGCTTCCACTGATTGCGCCCAACTGCGGGAGCCGGACGATGAGCCCGGACTTGTTCTCGTTGGGCCCCACTGTCACAATCTGGCCTGGATTGGAAGGGAACCTGGCTCCATAGTTCATGACGGCGTAGCCGGGTTTGGAGACCTCGATCCGGTAGCGGCCCGCCGGCAGCAGCCGCAGCAGGAATTGGCCATCGGCATCGGTGGGCGCCATGCCGCGCACATCGTCCCGGCCGTCCAGGACTATGGTCACCGCGGCCCGGCGCAGGGGTGCCCCGGTGACCGCATTCACCACGCGCCCCGCAATGGAGCTATTCCGTTCCGGCTGCGCGGCGGCCGTGCGGGCGGCGAGGATCAGTAGAATAGCGGCGGTTTGATATCTGACCATATCTTGCGCCTCGGCTGCGAATTGAGAACATTACTATGACATGGATTGGGGTGAAATTGGTTTCGTCATAATTGGCAGGAGCTGCGGGTAAGGCGCTGAAGGATTACCGCGCTTCTCCGGCCACAAAGTTCGCCACGATCTTGAGCAACTCGTCCGTCGGGAAGCATCGGATCTGGACCGTCTGCTCCTGGCCGGCGGAGAGTTCAACTGGCTTGACCTCACGGCGCAGCAGTTCGTTCACCCGTTCATTGATCATGCCGCCGCCTGCCCCCTGTTCCACCGCGAAGAACGAGTAGCGGCCCGGCCCGAGGGGCCTCGCCTGCACCGGTTGCCCCGGAACCACGACGCCGATGATGCTCGTACCCCTGGGGCCCCCGCCGTCCGCCGGCACTGCCTGAATCATCCAGTAAGTCTTGGCCTGGGGCGGCGCACCCTTCAGCTCATAGTGGACCTCTGGTGCCTTGGTGCCTGTTCTGAGCAGCAGGGTGCCCGTCGAGCCCTGCACAATTTCAATGACGTCGCCCTCCACCAGTGTGTCGCCGTATTGCATGGACTCGATCCAGGCGGGCCGCTGATACGACTGGTATTGCACGCGCCAACGCCCCGGCGTGATGCCTTCCAGTTGAAAAGTGCCATCCGCGGCACTCACCTGGGTGCTGTGTGATTCCAGGTTCTGACTGGGGCCGGCCTCGCTGAGCATGATGGATCCCCTGACCGGTTGTTGGCCGGAAGGCCCACCCATCGGCCCCACTCTCATGCGGACCGCCGCTTGCCCATTGCCTGCTGCCTCGGATGGCGGCTCCTCCACCTTGCCGGTGAGCGCGATGGAAGTCTGCAGTTGGAGCGTGACCGGCGGGGGCGCTGTCTGCCCGACTGTGATGCGCTGGCTGGCGTACCAGGCGGGCTGGGATCCACCCCGGAACGGGACCGCCTTGAAGCGATACGCGCCGGGGGGCACCATCGGGATGCGGAACCGGCCGGACTTTCCGGCCGCCGCCGAACCGAAGTTGGATCCGCGATCCGCGGCACTCTCTTCCGGATAGAGCATGACATGGTAGCCGTCGGCCGGCGGGGATCCATCGGGGGCGATCACGACTCCGGTAACCGTTGTGACGAGCTGAGGTTTCGCGCGCAGCTCGACTTCCACATTGGCGCCGGGTACGACATTGACCGTCGACGCGCCGGCCGCCGTGGGACTATCCGGGTAATAGATTGGCTGCCAACCGGCGCCGGGCTCCAGCCCTCCTGGTCCGACAACGTCCAGCAGGCGCTCGACGGGCAGGGCTTGGGAACACCGGACAGCGAGCAGGTAGCGATCCGGTGCGACCGGCGCGATGCGGAACTCGCCATCTTCGTTCGATTGCGCGTAGTTGTTCTGACGGATGGGCACTGTCCCGATCGGCGCCGCCGACAGGAAGACTCCGCAGTCCGGCAGCGGTTCGCCGTCATCGCTCAGAATGCGGCCTGAGACTGTGCCTGCCGGCGTCAGCTTCACCACAACGCCGGTGGTCGCTTTGCCGGATTCCACGTCCACTAGTAACCCGGCTTGGGGCAGGCCCAGCGCGCCGGGGTACGACTGATGGTTGGCCTGCACGTAGTATTGGCCCGGCTTCAGATTCGCGGCCGAAAACTGTCCGGCTGGATCCGCGCTGGCGGAGACCATTCCGCCGGGGCCCAATGCCTGCACTGTTACCGTTGCCCCTGCGACAGGTTCTCCCTTTGCAGCGTCCACCACGCTTCCGCTGATCGAGCCCGACGGCTGCTGCTGCTGCTGGTCCTGACGCCCGCTGCCAATTCCCTGAATCTGCGCGGGGCAGGGGAGACAAAAGCAAAGGAGAAAGAACAGGCAGCGCATGTTATTGGCTCCGCCTTTCCGCTGGAGCGCCGGGGATTGCGGTCACCTTGATATCCGAGGCTCGGCCTTCTCCAAGCTCAACGGGAGTGCCGAGACCGGGGTAACTCTTCAGGAACTCCGGATCGCGCCAGGCCCCCGGTGCCATTGATTCGAAAGCGTAGATCCGGTAGGCGCCCGGAGCGAGATTTCGGAATTCAAAGTCTCCGTTCTCATCCGCACCGGTTGCGAGGTAAAAGGATTGGACGCTTGCCAGTTCGCCCTGCGGGGCCGCCAGGATCGTGCTGGCGAAGCCGTTCTCGACATGACCACGGAGTTGCGCCGCGCGGGTGCTGATGACAATCTCCAGCGAATCTTTGGTGTCCGCCGCAATGACCATGTCCTTGGCCAGCACATCCAGCTTGCCCAGCATCATGGACTTCAAATACCCGCCCAGGGGAATGGGCCCCGGCAAGATATCCCAAATCCCGGGTGGGACGTCTTTGAGGATGAAGGAGCCGTCCGCTTGGACCTCGGCGCTCCTCCTGTCAATGGGTAGGTTTTCCCCGGAATTCAGGACAACCTGCATACCGGAGAGCCGGCCGGCGCCGGGCCCTGTGATGCGCAGATGACCGGAAAGATTGACGCACGGGGAGTAGGAGAGCAAAGTGTCGACAGAACCGCCGGACAGCGCAATCTCCTTCCGCGCCCCGTAACACTTCCCCTCGACCTCCATCGAACTCGCCAGGATGTAACGGCCGGGATTGACCGGCTGGTACTCCACCTGCCCGTCCATCGTGGCGGTGAACGCGTGCATCGGCGCGCCCGGACCTCCATCCGTGCCTCGGATCCAGACCGGCGCTCGCAGCATCCCGAGGCGAGGGGCGGCCCCAGGTTGGCTGAACTGCGGGGTCACGCCCGGCGGCAGTTGAATCCACAAACTGACCCGCACCGGCGCCATCTCCTGGATGGGGATGTCGATATCGCGGCGCGCCTCGCCGGAGCCGATGTCGAGCGGCACTGCCTCCTGTTGGATCACCGTGGAGGGATAGTAAGTCAGGGCCGGCACCGCCTTCTGCTCGGTCTCCTGCGGGGAGCGGGGCGTGCCCATGCGAATCACCGGCATGTTCACCTGGTACGCGGCCACGATATAGCGGCCGGGCCGGAGGTTGCCGATGTGATACTGGCCCCGATCATCGATGGTGGCGCCCCCGGCCTGGATCCAGCCCAGCCTGCCGCGCGGGAACTCCCTGCGGAACACGCTGACGTAGGATCCGCGGGCGATCATGCCGGACGTGCCGAGGATGGTGCCGCTGATCGAGCCCAGGCGTGACAGCCGGACCATGAGACCCGACTTGTTCTCGTTCGGGCCGAGCGTGATGACTTGGCCGGGAGCACCGGGATAGCGGGCTCCGTAGCCCATATCCGAATAACCGGGCTTGGAGACATTGATCAGGTAGCGGCCCGCGGGCAACGCTCTCAGCAGGAAACTGCCGTCGGCGCTAGTGGGCGCCATGCCGCGAACATCGGACCGCCCCTCGAGAATGATCTCCACGGAGGCTCGGTTCACCGGCGCGCCAGTGGTGGCATTCACCACTTGGCCCGCAATCGAACTGCTTCGCTCCGGCTGCGCGGCGGCCGTGCCGGTCGCCAGGATTAATGCAATGAAGAGGCGTTTATTCCGGAGCATTCTGTTGCGTTGCGGCTCAATTACTCACGCATTTACTATGACACCGTTCGGTGGCAAGCGAAAGCGGGGCGCTGGCTGTCCTACCGTTCTTCCCCCGCGATGTAGTTCGCCGCCATCTTCTGAACATCGGCGACGGAAAAGCACTTCACTGCAATGGCCTGGTCGTTGCTTGCGGTAATCTCCACAGGCTCCACTTGCCGGCTCAACAGTTCCAGCAGGCGGTCATTTACCATGCCCCCGCCATTGGATTGCTCCAGCGCGAAGAAATGATAGCGGCCGGGCGCCAGCGAATTCGCCGTGATCGAGTGGCCTGGCGTGCTGTTGCCCACATAAGCCTGGTTCCCGGAGCCCTCCCGCGCCACCGGCAACGCCTGGATCATCCAGTATTTCTTGGCATCACCCGGCGGATCCTTCAGCTCATACTTGACCGTCGGAGGACTCCCGCCCAGCACGATGCTCAGCGTTCCAGGGGCGCCTTCTACTACCTCAATCTGTTGGTTCTCCGCCGGCGTGTCCCCATAATGTATGGTCTCCATCCAGCCCGGCCCCTGGTACGACTGATAGCGCACGCGCCAACGGCCCGGGGTCACACCCTGGATCTGGAAGGCGCCGTCCTGTGCATTCACCTGGCCGGCCTTCTGCCCGAGCGGCAGGTTGGGCCCCGCCGGCATCAACATCACTGATCCCTTCGCTGGCGTGAATGGCGTGGCCTTCGGGCCTCTCAGGCCGGAAAAAACGTTGAGGGTCAGCGGAGCGGAGGCAGGCGCCGAACTCGCATGTGGATCCTCTACCTTGCCGCTGATTGTCATCGACGGCCGGAACTGCACGGTCATCGGAGGGGGAGGGGCGGAGCCGACGCTGACCGCCGCCTCGGCCACATTCGCCTGCTCCGGCGCACCATCCTGGGTCATCCCGAACAGCCTGTAGTTGCCCGGCTGCACCATGGTGAAACGGAAACTGTTGCTGGGTTGGACCATGGCGACGGCGGCCGGCTGCTGCGAGCCAACGATACTGTCCGCGATGGCGAGCTGCAGCATCGGCTGGTTCTTCCAACTGGCGCCCGGTGCGGCTGTGATGACCCCGGTGAGTGAGGTGACGGCAACCGGTTTCATATGGAACTCCACCTTCACGTCGGCCCCCGCGGTGACTCCGAATGACGCTCCGCCTCCGGCCGCTGGATTGTCGGGAAAGTAGCCGGTTTGCCACGATTCGCGCGGATCAAACCCCTCCGGACCTACCATGCTCAGCAGGTTCTCCACCGGCAGGTCTTCCGGGCAATTTGCCTGCAGGATATAGCGGTCCGGCCCAACGGGAGCCATGCGGAACGCCCCCTTGTCATTCGACTGCGCAAACCCCGCGGGCTGCCCCGGCGAACGGCCCAGCGGTGCATGCATCAGCATGAGATTGCAGTTGGACAGCGGTTCCCCACCATCGTCAAGTACACGGCCGGACACTGCTCCAGGCGGTGAGAGGGTTACCGTGACGCCCTTGGTCTCCTTCGCAGGCAGAACCTCCGCGAACACTCCGGTCTGCGGCAAGCCCAGCGGGCCCGGATAGTTCTGATGCGCCGCCTGCAGGTAGTATTGGCCCGGAGGCAGCTCATCGACCGAAAACTGCCCCGAGGCATCGGTGCTCACGGTGCGCGTACCGGCCCCGCCGCCCGAGCCAAAAATCAGCACCTGGACCTCCCGCGCCGGTTCGTTGGTGGCGGAATCGACCACCCGGCCGCTGAGGGAGCCGGCCGGCTGCGCAGCAGCCTGTGTCCCCGTGGTATTGAAGAACTGATTCTGCTGGGCGCCGGCTGCCAGCGCGAAGGTCGCGATACACAACAGCAGCCGCCTCATCTCAAGGCCCCTTCCTTGCACCGCCTGACCCCGGGATCGCCTTCACCTTCAGGTCCGGAGCACGGCCTTCCTGCAACTCCACTGAAGTCCCGCTATCGGGGTAGTTCTTCAGGAACTCCGGATCCAGCCAGGCCTGCGGTGCCATCTCTTCAAACGCATAAATCTTATACGAACCCGGCGTCAGCGCCCGGAAATCGAAATCGCCATTTTCGTCGACTCCAGACGCCGCGTAGAAGCTGAGGACGTGTGCGAGTTCGCCCTGCGGCGCGGCCAGTATCGTGGTGGCGAAGCCTTCCTCGACATGGCCATGCAGGTCGGCGCCACGCGTACTCACTACGATATCCAACGGGTCCCGCGTCTCCGCCGTAATGAACATGTCCTTCGTGAGCACGTCCATCTTGCCCAGCATCATCGATTTCAGGTAGCCGCCCTTGGGGATCGGCTCCACGACAATGTCCCACAAGCCCGGTGGCACGCCTTTCAGCACATACGAGCCGTCCGGCTCCACTTTGGCGTTCTCGACCCCCATCGGCGCGTTTTCGCCCGAAACCAGGCCGACCGTCATGTTGGACAGCGGACCCGCGTTGGGGCCGACCAGGTGGACATGCCCTGACAGATAGATGCTCGGCGTCAGTGTCAGTGTCACCTCCACGGCTCCGCCCGAGATGGTAATCTCCTGCCGCGCCGAATACTTCTTGCCCTCCGCTTCGGTCATGCTCGACACGATATACCGGCCCGGCAGCAGCGCCTGGGCCTGGTAACGCTGTTCGCTGCTGGCGCTCAAAGCCTGCGCCTGGTTGCCCGTGGAGCCACCCACGCGTTGTAGCCAGACCGGCAGGTACATCCGCGGGCCCGGCCCGCCGCCATTCATCTCTGAATGGCTCGCTTCCACCTCCGGCGGCGCCTGCACCCGGACGCTCAAACGCACGGGCGCCATCTCCTGGAGCGCGATATCCACATCCGTCATCTCCGCCCCCGGCTTGAGGTCGACCGCACCGGCTTCCTCTTCAATCACCGACGAAGGATGGTAGGTCAACGCGGGCATCGCCCGCGGCTCCGGCTCACCCGGTTCGCCCGGCCGCATCACCTGCGGGGGTAGGAACTGGTTCTGGCGCGCTGCCACGACATACTGCCCGGGTGGCAGGTGAAAAATCCGGTATTCACCCCGGTCGTCTGCATTCGCCCCTCCGGCGTACACCCATTCCGGCTTACCGCGCGGAAAGGAACGGCGAAACGCCTGCACATAGCTGCCAGTCGCCGGACCGCCGCCCACACCCGTCACTGAGCCGGTGATCGCCGACAGTTGCGGCATGCGGATGATCAGGCCCGACTTGTTCTCGTTGGCCCCGATGCTGATAACTTGTCCAGGACCACCCGGTTTGCGCGCGCCGTAGTCCACCGGGCCGTATCCATTTTTGGAAGCCCCGATAAAGTACCGTCCCGGCGGCAAGGCCCGCAGCAGAAACTGCCCCTCCCCATCGGTAGGCGCCGTGCCTCGGACATTCTCACGGCCCTCCATGACGATGCTCACCAGGGCCCGGCGCACGGGCGCTCCAGTCGTTTCGTTTAGCACACGCCCGGCGATCGAGCTGTTGCGCTCCACCTGCCCGGCCGAGCCCACGGCTCCGAGGATTACCAACATCAAAATGGAACAAACTCTATATATTTGGGCGCTCTCCACCGGCATTTTCTAAACATTTACTATGACACCGCCGGCATCGCCGCAGGTTCCAACAAAGTTTGGTGAATAACAGCGGAACCTCCGCGTCCTGCCGCCCCTGCACGCTGCCCCCGGTCCGGCCCTCCAATTGGTGATATGACGTATGGGATGCAGCGACGCACTTTACTTCGGACAGCGGCCGGCGCGTTGGCGGGCTTTGCCGCCGCAGTGCGCCCGGCCCTGGCGGCCGACGCCGACATCGAGATCACTCCCCGGGCCGACGGTGACACCATCAGCCCGCACATCTACGGCCACTTCATCGAGCATCTCGGCACCGTCATCTACGACGGAATCTGGGTGGGCCGCAATTCGAAGATCCCCAACGTCGACGGCATCCGGCTGAAGTTTGTCGAGGACATGAAACGCCTCGCCGTCCCGAACCTTCGCTGGCCCGGCGGCTGCTTCGCCGACGGCTACCACTGGCGCGACGGCATCGGCTCGGCCTCTGCCCGGCCGCGCACCTACAACTACTGGCAGGCCAGCCTGCCGCCCGGCTTCGACCACACCGAGACCAACGAATTCGGGATCCACGAGTTCATGCGTCTCTGTCGCCTCACCGGAGCCGAGCCCTACCTCGCCGCCAATGTCGGCTCCGGCTCCCCCAAGGAATTCCACGACTGGGTGCTCTACTGCAACGCGCCCGTCGGCACCGTCTCCCTTGCGGCCGAACGCGCCGCCAACGGCGACAAAGCCCCCTTCGGCGTGAAATGGTGGGGCGTCGGCAACGAATCCTGGGGCTGCGGTGGCGCGATGAATCCCGGTGAATACGCCACGCTCTACCGCCGCTTCATCACGCAATTCCCCGTCTACGAGCCCAAGCCTTACCTCGTCGCCGTCGGCCCGCGCGGCCATTCCAAGGACATGGACATCGGCTGGACCACAGGCTTCTTCGAGAACATGCTGCCGCAGCACCGCGCCAAGGTCGATGGCTACTCCCTCCACTTCTACACCGACTTCCGGAACACCAGGGAAAAGGTCGGCCAGTTCGACGCCGCCGGCTGGTACGACGTCATCCGCGAGGGCCTGCGCACGGAAGAGGTGATCGATAAGCACTGGACCGCCATGGGTGCCTACGACAAGGCCCACCACACGAAGCTGATCGTCGACGAGTGGGGTGTCTGGTATCCGCCAGGAGAAGAGACGGCGCCGAACCACCTGCTCAGCCAGCCACTCACCTTGCGCGATGCCCTCCACACCGCGGTCTCCTTCGATGTCTTCAACCGCCATGCCGGCAAGATCGCCATGGCCAACGTCGCTCAAACCATCAACTGCCTGCACTCCCTGTTCCTGGCGCAGGGCGACCGTTACGCACGCACGCCCGTCTATCACGTCTTCGACATGTATCGCGGCCACATGGGTGGCCGGTTGGCCCAGCTCAACATCCGGACCCCCGAGCGCAAAGTCCCCTCGCGCAATGGAGCAGTCACCCTGGCCGGACTATCCGGCTCAGCCTCCACGAAGGACGGCCGGATGTCCATCACCCTCACCAATCCGTCCCTCGACGACGCGGTCGCCTGCCGCATCCGCCTCAGCGCAGGGACGGCCTCAGAAGCCCGAGCCACCGTTCTCACCCATGCCGACAAAGCGGCCCGCAACACCTTCGACCGCCCGGACGAGGTGAAGCCCGCGGCCCTGCCCATCACCGTGCGCGGTGGCAGCGTGGAAGTCACCCTGCCGAAACAGTCCGTCGTCTCCATCGAACTCCGCCTGGGCTGAAACACGGGCAGGGTGGCAAATCTGGTGTAATCAGAAGCGGTTCCAGCCGGACTCGAATCCCCTTGGAACCGCCCTCTTTATCCCATGAGACTCCCCCTTCTCCTGACACTCTTCGCGGCCCTGGTGCCGCTGTCCGCCCAGAACCCCGTACCCGCGAAAAACCGCATGGTCGTCGTCATCAGCCTCGACGGCTTTCCCGCCTACGCCTTCGACGATCCCAATCTGCCCGCACCCACCCTGCGCAAACTGATCAGCGACGGCGCCTGGGCCAGGCGCATGACCACCGTGAATCCCAGCGTCACCTGGCCCAACCACACCTCCATCGTCACCGGAGTCCTGCCCGGCGAACACGGCCTCTTCTACAATGGCTCGCTCACCGCCTCCGGAACTCCGCCCGTGCACAAAGTGGAACCCTGGATCGAGAAGGAAAAGATGGTCCACGCCGTCACGGTCTACGACCAGGCGCAGAAAGCCGGTCTCACCACCGCGCAGGTCGATTGGGTCGCCATTCACAAGGCGAAGACCATCACGTGGGCCTTCGAGGAGGTGCCCTCCGTCGATGGCGTAGTGGAACAGGAGATGATCGCCAAAGGCCTCGTCACCGCCCGGGAAGTGGAACAGTTCCGCCAGGCCAACATCTTCCGCCGCGACCAGATCTGGGCCGACGCCGCCAGCTACATCATCCGCGAGCACAAGCCCAACCTTATGCTCTTCCACATGCTGAGCCTCGACTCCACGCACCACACTTACGGTCCGAAGACTCTGGCCGGCACAGCGGCCATCGCCTTCCTCGATGGTCAGGTGGCGCGTATTCTCGAAGCCATCCGCGGCGCCGGCATGACCGACCGCACCACCGTGATCATCGTCTCCGATCACGGCTTCAAGAAGTACAGCAAGCAGATCCGCCTGCTGCCCGCGCTCGCAGCGGCCGGCATCACGTCCGGCGTCCAGGTGATTCCCGAGGGCGGCACCGCCATGATCTATCTCGATCCGGCCCGTGCCGCGGAGCTGGCTCCGAAGGTCAGCGCCGCGATCGCGGGTGTCGAAGGCGTGACGCAGGTCGCCGGACCCAAGGAATTCCCCTCGCTCGGCTTCCCCGATCCTGCCAGGGATCCGCAAATGGCCCACCTCGTGGCGGCGGCCCGCGACGGTTATGCCTTCACCAACACGCCCGGCGGAGCGGCCTCCACCGAAGTACCGCAAATCGGCGGCAGCCACGGCTTCCTGAACTCCGAAGAGGACATGGATGCCATCTGCATCGCCTCCGGTTACGGCATTAAGAAGGGCGCCACCCTCGACCGTGTCCGCAATCTCGATGTCGCGTCGACCCTGGCCAACCTGTTAGGCGTCAAACTGCCCGATTCGAAGGGCCGCGTGATCTCTGAGTTCCTTAGGTAAGAAGCCGGACCAACGGGCCGGTGCCCGTCCTCACCGGCCCGTGCCTGACGGCGCGGCCATCTGCCCGTTGTTCAGGCGCAATTTGGAGAGCCAGGAGTTCTGTCCCCGGAACAGGAATTCCATCGCGATGTTCCCGCCCACATTCGCCAGCATGCTGTAGTTCCCCATGCGGAAGGCATCTTTCACTCCGTACCGGTCCGGATACCAGCCATAAACGGCTGTCGTTGCCCCCGCATACGGAGCAACGATCGCGGGAAATGACAGGACCCGATGCCCGTCCTCTCCGCGCCGCGCAGTTACCGTAGAAAACACGGCATGCCCCAGCCGGCGCATCGCGCCCTTGCACTGGCACGGATAGTACACTGCATCTTCATCGAAGGCCGCCGAAAGCGCATATCGCGTGGTGGTGCTCACCGCGGCGATCCCAAAATTGGAGCCCATGCGTTTGCCGAACCCCTCCGCGCCCTGGCCCCATTCGGGAATGCCGTTGCCCGCCTGGCTGAT encodes the following:
- a CDS encoding alpha-N-arabinofuranosidase — translated: MQRRTLLRTAAGALAGFAAAVRPALAADADIEITPRADGDTISPHIYGHFIEHLGTVIYDGIWVGRNSKIPNVDGIRLKFVEDMKRLAVPNLRWPGGCFADGYHWRDGIGSASARPRTYNYWQASLPPGFDHTETNEFGIHEFMRLCRLTGAEPYLAANVGSGSPKEFHDWVLYCNAPVGTVSLAAERAANGDKAPFGVKWWGVGNESWGCGGAMNPGEYATLYRRFITQFPVYEPKPYLVAVGPRGHSKDMDIGWTTGFFENMLPQHRAKVDGYSLHFYTDFRNTREKVGQFDAAGWYDVIREGLRTEEVIDKHWTAMGAYDKAHHTKLIVDEWGVWYPPGEETAPNHLLSQPLTLRDALHTAVSFDVFNRHAGKIAMANVAQTINCLHSLFLAQGDRYARTPVYHVFDMYRGHMGGRLAQLNIRTPERKVPSRNGAVTLAGLSGSASTKDGRMSITLTNPSLDDAVACRIRLSAGTASEARATVLTHADKAARNTFDRPDEVKPAALPITVRGGSVEVTLPKQSVVSIELRLG
- a CDS encoding alkaline phosphatase family protein yields the protein MRLPLLLTLFAALVPLSAQNPVPAKNRMVVVISLDGFPAYAFDDPNLPAPTLRKLISDGAWARRMTTVNPSVTWPNHTSIVTGVLPGEHGLFYNGSLTASGTPPVHKVEPWIEKEKMVHAVTVYDQAQKAGLTTAQVDWVAIHKAKTITWAFEEVPSVDGVVEQEMIAKGLVTAREVEQFRQANIFRRDQIWADAASYIIREHKPNLMLFHMLSLDSTHHTYGPKTLAGTAAIAFLDGQVARILEAIRGAGMTDRTTVIIVSDHGFKKYSKQIRLLPALAAAGITSGVQVIPEGGTAMIYLDPARAAELAPKVSAAIAGVEGVTQVAGPKEFPSLGFPDPARDPQMAHLVAAARDGYAFTNTPGGAASTEVPQIGGSHGFLNSEEDMDAICIASGYGIKKGATLDRVRNLDVASTLANLLGVKLPDSKGRVISEFLR